In Pigmentibacter ruber, a genomic segment contains:
- the uvrC gene encoding excinuclease ABC subunit UvrC gives MKEKSLMNLESPQKTGMSSRLKYLREKLSQIPHKPGVYLHKNESGDILYVGKAKDLVNRLKSYFYGIENHSPKTRALVNKIYDFEIIITENEYESLLLENNLIKHNKPNYNILLRDDKTYPYIKVDIQEEWPKVTVVRKRKKDGSIYFGPYTLTGQVIQLMNVINRFFPLIKCTPTIFKTVTRPCNYYDIKKCLGPCKLAVDKKEYATHLNNVIAILSGKSKDILSKIKKEMLLAAEALNFEKAAMLRDQLKAVSQLTENQSVTLSEEIDIDILGSYWSSDIAAFYVAQIRTGKVVGGDSYIIKHIAEEPIEDGKLDNIKEEMQRIYMTFICQYYTQKNAPDNVLFSKAENVINSEDVLVLEQFLKEKNDKNGSNKRSSFYLNKANFIKSLKAKDKILSKKIESLVIHANKNAESKYSEHIKMEEVSNNLLTSLKEFLNLTSIPLVIECFDISTFQGTETVASQVVFKNGRPSKNSYKKYIIKSVIGQDDFASLREVIRRRFKDRDNLQVPNILLIDGGTPQIREVGWMLKSLGLEQVYFLGLAKARNEKNFTSSTVASSEERIVIPTRGAKGELLPDVAPETRILQQGSGEYKLLTQIRDEAHRFAITFHRQRRDKNSLKSILQEIRGLGAKRKKKLVEIYPNLKDLIHLDLKEVSERTKIPMYIIQQIVEKLKS, from the coding sequence ATGAAAGAAAAGTCACTAATGAATTTGGAGAGTCCACAAAAAACAGGCATGTCTAGCAGATTAAAGTATCTTAGGGAAAAATTAAGTCAAATACCGCATAAGCCCGGAGTGTATCTTCATAAAAATGAGTCAGGTGACATTTTATATGTTGGGAAGGCTAAAGATCTTGTCAATCGATTAAAATCTTATTTTTATGGAATTGAAAATCACTCGCCTAAAACTAGAGCTTTAGTAAATAAAATATATGATTTTGAAATTATTATTACTGAAAATGAGTATGAATCTTTATTATTAGAAAATAACTTAATAAAACATAATAAGCCTAATTACAATATACTATTACGCGATGATAAAACATATCCATATATAAAAGTAGATATTCAGGAAGAGTGGCCTAAAGTAACTGTTGTAAGAAAACGGAAAAAAGATGGAAGTATTTATTTTGGTCCTTATACACTTACTGGCCAAGTTATACAATTAATGAATGTTATAAATAGATTTTTTCCCTTAATAAAATGTACACCGACCATTTTTAAAACAGTAACTAGACCTTGTAATTATTATGACATTAAAAAATGTTTAGGACCTTGTAAATTAGCAGTAGATAAAAAAGAATATGCAACACATTTGAATAATGTAATAGCTATTTTAAGTGGAAAATCAAAAGATATTTTAAGTAAAATTAAAAAAGAAATGTTGTTAGCTGCGGAAGCCTTGAACTTTGAAAAAGCCGCTATGCTTAGGGATCAATTAAAAGCTGTTAGTCAATTAACTGAAAATCAGTCTGTAACGTTATCAGAAGAAATTGATATTGATATTTTAGGCTCCTACTGGAGCAGTGATATAGCTGCTTTTTATGTTGCACAAATTAGAACAGGAAAAGTGGTTGGTGGTGATTCATATATTATAAAACATATAGCAGAAGAACCTATAGAAGATGGTAAATTAGACAATATAAAAGAAGAAATGCAAAGAATTTATATGACTTTTATTTGCCAGTACTATACACAAAAAAATGCACCTGATAATGTTCTATTTTCTAAAGCAGAAAATGTAATAAACTCTGAGGATGTTTTAGTCCTTGAGCAATTTTTAAAAGAAAAAAATGATAAAAATGGAAGTAATAAGAGAAGCTCATTTTATTTAAATAAAGCAAACTTTATAAAATCTCTTAAAGCAAAAGATAAAATATTATCCAAAAAGATTGAAAGTTTAGTTATCCATGCAAATAAAAATGCTGAGAGTAAATATAGTGAGCATATCAAAATGGAGGAAGTAAGTAATAATTTATTGACTTCTTTAAAAGAGTTTTTAAATTTAACTTCAATTCCATTAGTTATTGAGTGTTTTGATATTTCAACTTTTCAAGGAACCGAGACAGTAGCTTCACAAGTTGTATTTAAAAATGGAAGACCCAGTAAAAACTCTTATAAAAAATATATTATTAAAAGCGTTATTGGACAGGATGATTTTGCAAGTTTAAGAGAAGTTATACGAAGACGTTTTAAAGATCGAGATAATTTACAAGTACCTAATATTTTATTGATAGATGGTGGAACTCCCCAAATCAGAGAAGTTGGTTGGATGTTAAAATCCTTGGGTTTAGAACAAGTTTATTTTCTTGGATTAGCAAAAGCAAGAAATGAAAAAAATTTTACTTCCTCTACAGTGGCTTCATCAGAAGAAAGAATTGTTATACCAACGAGAGGTGCTAAGGGAGAATTGTTACCAGACGTAGCTCCAGAAACAAGAATTCTCCAACAAGGATCTGGAGAATATAAACTACTTACTCAAATTAGAGATGAGGCGCATCGTTTTGCAATTACGTTTCATCGGCAAAGAAGAGATAAAAATTCATTAAAGTCTATTTTACAAGAAATTAGAGGATTAGGTGCGAAACGAAAGAAAAAATTAGTTGAAATTTATCCAAATTTAAAAGACTTAATTCATTTAGATTTAAAAGAAGTATCTGAAAGAACAAAAATCCCAATGTATATTATCCAGCAAATAGTAGAAAAACTAAAGTCTTAA
- a CDS encoding thermonuclease family protein, with the protein MTIFKYSLPLLFSLGLFNTSFADNEVKYSVLNCHDGDTCQLKSPDNLKLKIRLIGIDAPEVANRQNKNSQPMGEESKVYINQLIKGKTVTLKNYATDPFGRALAEIYFNKENINLKMVESGMAEVYHGKTVKEFDISPYLTAEKAAKEKKIGIWSLKNYQSPKEFRSSKK; encoded by the coding sequence ATGACAATCTTTAAATATTCGTTACCACTACTATTCTCTTTGGGACTATTTAACACTAGTTTTGCAGATAATGAAGTTAAATATTCAGTACTTAATTGCCATGATGGAGATACCTGCCAATTAAAAAGTCCGGATAACTTAAAGCTTAAAATTCGTTTGATAGGTATAGATGCACCAGAAGTTGCTAATAGGCAAAACAAAAACTCTCAACCTATGGGAGAAGAAAGTAAAGTCTATATCAATCAACTCATAAAAGGCAAAACTGTCACCTTAAAAAATTATGCAACCGATCCTTTTGGCAGAGCTTTAGCTGAAATTTATTTTAATAAGGAAAATATCAATCTTAAAATGGTTGAATCAGGTATGGCCGAAGTATATCATGGAAAAACCGTAAAGGAATTTGATATTTCGCCTTATCTTACTGCAGAAAAAGCTGCAAAAGAAAAAAAAATTGGTATTTGGTCTTTAAAAAATTATCAGTCTCCAAAAGAATTTAGAAGCTCAAAAAAGTAG
- a CDS encoding ABC transporter substrate-binding protein produces MHIPFRIISLVPSLTETLCDLGLHTNIIGCTNFCISPKFISKTAKIIGGTKNPDIDLLLSLDPTHVIVNDEENTTNDIQTLYEHARENSFTVIKTFPKTVFDSTKIIEEFGKIFLSEKKAKQWIQAIENEFNKLQEIEKLNLHYIYFIWRNPWMVAGDQSYIAYLLSLIGLNNQIKTSQLLSERYPKLNESMSIDFLKETDLFLFSSEPYPFKVRHISEFFQTHNLGMERFLLVNGQNLSWYGTRTLKALQYLARLKKQILDLKQGGK; encoded by the coding sequence TTGCACATACCTTTTAGAATTATTTCTCTTGTACCAAGCCTAACTGAAACCTTATGTGATTTAGGACTCCATACTAACATAATTGGTTGCACTAACTTTTGTATTTCACCAAAGTTTATATCAAAAACAGCAAAAATTATTGGTGGCACAAAAAATCCTGATATCGATCTTCTTCTCTCCCTTGACCCAACTCATGTGATTGTAAATGATGAAGAAAATACTACGAATGACATACAAACACTTTATGAGCACGCTAGAGAAAATTCTTTTACAGTGATAAAAACTTTCCCCAAAACAGTTTTTGATAGTACTAAAATTATTGAAGAGTTTGGAAAAATTTTTCTTTCAGAAAAGAAAGCAAAGCAATGGATTCAAGCTATTGAAAATGAATTTAATAAATTGCAAGAAATAGAAAAATTAAATTTACATTATATCTATTTTATATGGAGAAATCCTTGGATGGTAGCCGGAGATCAGTCCTACATAGCTTATTTACTTTCTTTAATTGGATTAAATAACCAAATTAAAACAAGTCAGCTTCTTTCTGAAAGATACCCAAAACTCAATGAAAGCATGAGTATAGATTTTCTAAAAGAAACAGATCTTTTTCTATTTAGCTCTGAGCCATATCCATTTAAAGTAAGACACATTTCAGAATTTTTTCAAACCCACAATTTAGGAATGGAAAGGTTTTTACTAGTAAATGGCCAGAATCTAAGTTGGTATGGAACTAGAACACTAAAAGCATTACAATACCTTGCTCGTTTAAAAAAACAGATTTTAGATTTAAAGCAGGGGGGCAAATGA
- a CDS encoding tyrosine-type recombinase/integrase, giving the protein MDGNFVNHQSVVSEIINKDFFYPETFAFSKLSPLLIRFLNQLKKSGKSVNTISAYRNDLSLFCEFLIEKQISPDNYSYPAQENWLHFLKENGRHSQSSMRRAQMSVRTFIHFLVSEKIITSSPFLDIKSPKQPAPALLTVTHEKYLSLCRTLKQLALNKDEKAIRDWTLVLILGDCGLKASEASNLTWGDVWPELEEPTTEDSIAGCLKVTGNNERLVPYNLEVSRALNMLRETREQMNLPTSLESKLFFGYLNVSRKTRTNFLHRHGIKFVIYEVCTEILGIPYNSESLRNHAILRWLAKGMDNEKVASLAGYSSLNSLERFLNSKERKKTSTRKVKSKQKD; this is encoded by the coding sequence ATGGACGGAAATTTTGTCAACCATCAGTCTGTCGTGTCTGAAATTATTAATAAGGATTTTTTCTATCCGGAAACATTTGCATTTTCCAAACTATCGCCTTTACTTATTAGATTTTTAAATCAATTAAAAAAATCAGGAAAATCAGTAAATACAATTAGTGCTTACCGAAATGATCTTTCGCTTTTTTGTGAATTTTTGATAGAAAAGCAAATAAGCCCAGATAATTATTCCTACCCTGCACAAGAAAACTGGCTTCATTTTTTGAAAGAAAACGGAAGACATTCCCAATCCAGTATGCGTAGAGCTCAAATGAGTGTAAGAACTTTTATCCATTTTTTAGTATCAGAAAAGATAATCACAAGTTCTCCTTTTCTAGATATTAAATCACCAAAACAGCCAGCACCCGCTTTGCTAACTGTCACACATGAAAAATATTTAAGCCTATGTAGAACTTTAAAGCAGTTGGCGTTAAATAAAGATGAAAAAGCAATTCGTGATTGGACTTTAGTTTTAATATTAGGAGATTGTGGTTTAAAAGCTTCAGAAGCTTCTAATTTAACATGGGGGGATGTTTGGCCAGAATTAGAGGAGCCAACCACAGAGGATTCGATTGCTGGATGCCTTAAAGTTACTGGAAATAATGAACGTTTGGTACCTTATAATTTAGAAGTTTCTAGAGCATTAAATATGCTAAGAGAAACAAGAGAACAAATGAATTTACCAACTTCGCTTGAATCCAAATTGTTCTTCGGTTACTTAAACGTTAGCAGAAAAACAAGAACAAATTTTCTCCACAGGCATGGAATAAAATTTGTTATTTATGAAGTTTGTACTGAGATATTAGGGATACCTTATAACTCAGAAAGCTTGCGCAACCATGCTATTTTAAGATGGCTTGCTAAAGGAATGGATAATGAGAAAGTAGCTAGTTTAGCAGGCTATTCATCCTTAAATTCATTAGAAAGATTCTTAAATAGTAAAGAAAGAAAAAAAACAAGTACAAGAAAAGTAAAATCTAAACAAAAGGATTAG
- a CDS encoding acyl-CoA thioesterase encodes MNKIKILETEVEKFQYNTKIRASDLNYGNHLGHDNLISLIHDARLTYFCKNNIAEVNHENLYTFMIKSLTIDYINQGYLHENLDIKVYVGEISKFSFDLKYSVMRDNSLIALCLTTLVCYNNSKRRLDHLPPSILSVLTK; translated from the coding sequence ATGAATAAAATAAAAATATTAGAAACTGAAGTTGAGAAATTTCAATACAATACAAAAATAAGAGCTAGTGACTTAAATTATGGTAATCATCTTGGGCATGATAATTTAATATCGCTAATTCATGATGCAAGACTAACATACTTCTGTAAAAATAATATTGCAGAAGTTAATCATGAAAATTTATATACTTTTATGATTAAATCATTAACTATTGATTATATAAATCAAGGTTATTTGCACGAAAATTTAGATATTAAAGTTTACGTTGGAGAAATAAGTAAATTTAGTTTTGATTTAAAATATTCAGTTATGCGAGATAATTCTTTAATAGCACTATGCTTAACTACTTTGGTTTGCTACAATAATTCCAAAAGGCGGCTGGATCATCTACCCCCTTCCATTTTGTCCGTTCTTACAAAATAA
- the ribD gene encoding bifunctional diaminohydroxyphosphoribosylaminopyrimidine deaminase/5-amino-6-(5-phosphoribosylamino)uracil reductase RibD codes for MTFRLKAGFSFGGWIEEIVNPDKGNDLIPEGIATFSDEYYLFKAFLSGMKNSCIANPNPSVGCIIVKNNKIISYGCTEKWGDRHAERVAFEQLPADLLEDSTIYVTLEPCSHVGKQPPCVNLFQNKKIKKVVIGCKDPNPLVSGEGIKILTGQGLAHPNFTFANEIKAFNYPFFIQQEKKRPFFALKWAQTLDGCLADDLNGWKWISGEMSRKYTHWLRQKYDAILVGAGTVLNDYPSLDIRDLDIQFKRNPIKMIYDPGGKILSCSIEQQQKLKDKTLKSKQKIILFICENILSKFANKTNNDWLKFIFDNEKIIISQIQTTMPVTESIQSSIEKINFIQEFGRPFQSVLVEGGPRLLSAFIEENNFDLIHLFIAPFFLGGEKNKLFSKITKSLIKNETKEINKEKRYYIANKAFLNNDILLEIMQNNN; via the coding sequence ATGACTTTTCGCTTAAAAGCAGGATTTTCATTTGGCGGCTGGATTGAGGAAATAGTCAATCCAGATAAGGGAAATGATTTGATTCCTGAAGGGATAGCCACCTTTAGTGATGAGTACTACTTATTCAAAGCCTTCTTAAGTGGTATGAAAAATAGCTGCATAGCAAACCCTAACCCCTCCGTTGGATGTATAATAGTTAAAAACAACAAAATAATATCTTATGGTTGCACTGAGAAATGGGGTGATCGACATGCAGAAAGAGTTGCTTTTGAACAACTTCCTGCCGATTTGCTAGAAGATTCAACTATTTATGTAACTTTAGAACCTTGCTCACATGTTGGAAAACAACCTCCCTGCGTCAATCTTTTCCAAAATAAAAAAATTAAAAAAGTAGTTATTGGTTGCAAAGACCCTAATCCTTTAGTCAGTGGAGAGGGAATTAAGATTTTAACAGGCCAAGGTCTTGCCCACCCAAATTTTACCTTTGCAAATGAAATAAAAGCTTTTAATTACCCATTTTTTATTCAGCAGGAGAAAAAAAGGCCCTTCTTTGCTCTAAAATGGGCTCAGACACTTGATGGATGCTTGGCTGATGATTTGAATGGTTGGAAATGGATCTCTGGTGAAATGTCCCGAAAATATACGCATTGGCTGCGCCAGAAATATGATGCCATATTAGTTGGAGCTGGCACTGTATTAAATGATTATCCCTCACTTGATATAAGAGATCTTGATATTCAATTCAAACGAAATCCTATTAAAATGATTTATGACCCAGGTGGTAAAATACTTAGTTGCTCCATAGAGCAACAACAAAAATTAAAAGATAAAACTTTAAAAAGTAAACAAAAAATTATCCTTTTTATTTGTGAAAATATTCTTTCTAAATTTGCAAATAAAACAAATAATGACTGGTTAAAATTTATTTTTGATAATGAAAAAATTATTATTTCCCAAATTCAAACAACTATGCCTGTAACAGAAAGCATCCAAAGCTCAATTGAAAAAATTAATTTTATTCAAGAGTTTGGCAGACCATTTCAAAGTGTTTTAGTCGAAGGAGGCCCTCGCTTACTTAGTGCTTTTATTGAAGAAAATAACTTTGATTTAATTCACTTATTTATCGCCCCATTTTTTCTAGGTGGAGAAAAAAATAAACTATTCTCTAAGATAACAAAATCCTTGATTAAAAATGAAACAAAAGAAATAAACAAAGAAAAACGTTACTATATTGCTAATAAAGCATTTTTAAATAATGATATTTTACTTGAAATAATGCAAAATAATAATTAA
- the rpsO gene encoding 30S ribosomal protein S15 codes for MQITTEQRAEIISKYRTHESDTGSPEVQIALLTARINQLTDHFRAHSKDFAGRRGLLSLVSQRRSLLDYLKRKNVASYQKIIGELNIRR; via the coding sequence ATGCAAATTACTACTGAACAACGTGCAGAAATTATATCTAAATATCGTACACACGAATCTGATACAGGTTCTCCAGAAGTACAAATTGCTTTGCTTACAGCTCGTATTAACCAATTAACAGACCATTTTCGTGCCCATTCAAAAGATTTTGCTGGCCGTCGTGGTTTATTATCTTTAGTTAGTCAACGTCGTAGCTTATTAGACTATTTAAAGCGCAAAAATGTTGCCAGTTATCAAAAAATTATTGGCGAATTAAATATCCGTCGTTAA
- the hxpB gene encoding hexitol phosphatase HxpB has translation MLEIRNKHSIIFDMDGVILDSEPLWLEAELQVFKSYGLLLTPKDCELTKGLRLVNIIDFWYNKYNWNNVSKEEIVKKLEAKVIELITEKAIVKEGLFELLNKLKEKNITLAICSSSPLSLIEAVCNKFNLFSFFEILQSAENCEFGKPHPEPYISTMLRLKTTYEKCYVIEDTVTGAISAKAARMKVIAIPEGDNYFSSKYDFCDYKFRTLSDIIPFIS, from the coding sequence ATGCTCGAAATAAGGAATAAACATTCAATAATATTTGATATGGACGGAGTAATTCTAGATTCTGAACCATTATGGCTTGAAGCTGAGTTACAAGTATTTAAATCATATGGTCTTCTATTAACCCCTAAAGATTGTGAACTTACTAAGGGTCTTCGTCTCGTTAATATTATCGATTTTTGGTACAATAAATATAATTGGAATAATGTTTCTAAAGAAGAAATAGTCAAAAAACTTGAAGCTAAAGTAATAGAATTAATTACTGAAAAGGCAATTGTAAAAGAGGGGCTGTTTGAATTATTAAATAAATTAAAAGAAAAAAATATAACATTAGCTATATGCTCATCCTCTCCTTTATCTTTAATTGAAGCAGTATGTAACAAATTTAATTTATTTTCCTTTTTTGAAATACTTCAATCTGCTGAAAATTGTGAATTTGGTAAACCACACCCCGAGCCTTATATCTCAACTATGTTAAGATTGAAAACAACTTATGAAAAATGTTACGTTATTGAAGATACTGTAACAGGCGCTATATCAGCTAAAGCTGCGCGTATGAAAGTAATTGCTATACCAGAAGGTGACAACTATTTTTCATCTAAATATGACTTCTGTGACTATAAGTTTAGGACTCTTTCAGATATTATTCCATTTATCAGTTAG